Proteins found in one Elephas maximus indicus isolate mEleMax1 chromosome 11, mEleMax1 primary haplotype, whole genome shotgun sequence genomic segment:
- the SELENOV gene encoding selenoprotein V gives MNNQTRAPAPSSVRTSTPVRASTPVRASTPVRTPTPVRAPTPVRTPTPVRTPTPAQVPNPARTPTPAQVPTPARIPTPAQVPTPAQVPTPAQVLTLVRAATLVRASNPVRTPTPVRAPAPVRALPPVRAPPLVQAATPAQIPAELPAPASFPTPALLLDSPPEPAPEPTLSPDKDPARSSSLKAVPSVTSLSELTEGPHPPLTPSATEILGSAFGAIPTVDTQASKLIDSTPRPIPVPILGTKLSATLPVSNNTLASTSENVEMDDRVIIRVVYCGLUSYGLRYILLRKSLEQQFPNRLIFEEDISSQATGEFEVFVDGKLVHSKKKGDGFVDDTRLQKIVNSINETIKKE, from the exons ATGAACAACCAGACTCGGGCCCCAGCCCCTTCCTCAGTCAGGACCTCTACCCCGGTCCGGGCCTCCACTCCGGTCCGGGCCTCGACCCCAGTCAGGACCCCAACCCCTGTCCGGGCCCCGACCCCAGTCCGGACTCCGACCCCCGTCCGGACCCCGACCCCGGCCCAGGTCCCGAACCCGGCCCGGACCCCGACCCCGGCCCAGGTCCCGACCCCGGCCCGGATCCCGACCCCGGCCCAGGTCCCGACCCCGGCCCAGGTCCCGACCCCGGCCCAGGTCCTTACCCTGGTCCGGGCGGCGACTCTGGTCCGGGCCTCGAATCCGGTCCGGACCCCGACTCCAGTCCGGGCTCCGGCTCCGGTCCGGGCTTTGCCTCCGGTCCGGGCCCCCCCTCTGGTCCAGGCTGCCACTCCAGCCCAGATTCCCGCTGAGCTTCCGGCCCCGGCCTCCTTCCCGACCCCGGCCCTGCTGTTGGATTCACCCCCAGAGCCGGCTCCGGAGCCAACTTTGTCGCCTGATAAGGATCCTGCGCGGTCGTCGAGTCTGAAGGCCGTCCCATCTGTCACCAGCCTGTCTGAGCTCACCGAGGGTCCCCATCCGCCGCTCACTCCATCGGCCACTGAGATACTGGGGTCCGCCTTCGGGGCCATCCCGACCGTAGACACACAGGCCTCCAAGCTGATAGATTCCACCCCCAGGCCTATCCCAGTGCCCATTCTGGGGACCAAGCTGTCAGCCACCTTACCGGTTTCTAACAACACACTCGCCTCCACCAGCGAGAACGTCGAAATGGACGACAGAGTCATTATTCGAGTGGTCTACTG TGGCCTCTGAAGCTACGGCCTTCGG TACATTCTACTGAGAAAGAGTCTGGAGCAGCAATTTCCAAATCGTCTAATCTTT GAGGAGGACATTTCTTCCCAGGCTACGGGGGAATTTGAAGTGTTTGTGGACGGGAAACTGGTCCATTCGAAGAAG AAAGGTGATGGTTTTGTGGATGATACCAGGCTGCAGAAAATTGTGAACAGTATCAATGAGACGATCAAGAAAGAGTAG
- the DLL3 gene encoding delta-like protein 3 codes for MVALRKPPLLSRTMLLALFFLPQAQPAGVFELQIHSFRPGPGPEAPRSPCSARGPCRLFFRVCLKPGVSEEAAESQCALGTALSARGPVYTGQPGAPTSDLQLPDRLMRVPFHEAWTGTFSLIIEIWKEELGEEIAGAAWSLLSRVAGRWRLEAGSPWARDVQRAGGWELRFSYRARCEPPAVGAACTRLCRSRSAPSRCGPGQRPCAPMEEECAAPLACRAGCSPEHGFCEQPNECRCLEGWAGPLCTVPVSTSSCLSPRGPSSATAGCLIPGPGPCDGNPCANGGSCSETPGSFECACPRGFYGLRCEVSGVTCADGPCFNGGLCVGGADPDSAYVCHCPPGFQGSNCEKRVDRCSLQPCRNGGLCLDLGYALRCRCRAGFAGPRCEHDLDDCAGRACANGGTCLEGGGARRCSCALGFGGRDCRERADPCAARPCAHGGRCYAHFSGLVCACAPGYMGARCEFPVRPDGAEDGAGAPHAAPPGPRQGDPQRFLLPPALGLLVAASFAGAVLWLIHLRRRGSGRDTGSRLLAGTPEPPTHSLPDALNNMRMREDPGDGPSLSADWSRPEDGDSRAIYVISAPSIYAREVAVPVYRLYTHWPNTCPPPNPDPTASTYPHPGPDPLDYHCLNHPAQDQTVKKHSGYKKVNKGWGKHWGNMGASYPGSGR; via the exons ATGGTGGCCCTGCGGAAGCCCCCGCTCCTATCCCGGACCATGCTCCTGGcgctttttttcctcccccag GCACAGCCGGCCGGCGTCTTCGAACTGCAGATCCACTCTTTCAGGCCGGGCCCTGGCCCCGAGGCCCCGCGGTCGCCGTGCAGCGCCCGGGGTCCTTGTCGCCTCTTCTTCCGGGTTTGCCTGAAGCCGGGGGTCTCCGAGGAGGCCGCCGAGTCCCAGTGCGCCCTGGGCACGGCGCTGAGCGCGCGCGGACCCGTCTACACCGGGCAGCCCGGAGCGCCCACGTCTGACCTGCAGCTGCCCGACCGCCTCATGCGCGTGCCCTTCCATGAGGCCTGGACG GGTACCTTTTCTCTCATCATTGAAATCTGGAAAGAAGAACTAGGAGAGGAGATTGCAG GAGCAGCCTGGAGCTTGCTGTCGCGCGTGGCCGGACGGTGGCGCCTGGAGGCTGGGAGCCCGTGGGCCAGGGACGTGCAGCGCGCAGGCGGCTGGGAGCTGCGCTTCTCGTACCGCGCGCGCTGCGAGCCTCCCGCCGTCGGGGCCGCGTGCACGCGCCTCTGCCGTTCGCGCAGCGCCCCCTCGCGGTGCGGCCCGGGACAGCGCCCATGCGCTCCCATGGAGGAGGAGTGCGCAGCACCAC TGGCATGTCGAGCAGGCTGCAGCCCGGAGCATGGCTTCTGTGAGCAACCCAATGAATGTCGATGCCTGGAGGGATGGGCTGGGCCCCTCTGCACAGTCCCAGTCTCCACCAGCAGCTGCCTCAGCCCCAGGGGCCCATCCTCTGCCACAGCTGGGTGCCTCATACCCGGGCCTGGGCCCTGTGACGGGAACCCGTGTGCCAACGGGGGCAGCTGTAGT GAAACACCAGGTTCCTTCGAGTGCGCCTGCCCCCGTGGGTTCTACGGGCTTCGGTGTGAGGTGAGCGGGGTGACATGCGCGGATGGACCCTGCTTCAATGGCGGCTTGTGTGTGGGGGGCGCAGACCCCGACTCTGCCTACGTCTGCCACTGCCCGCCCGGCTTCCAGGGCTCCAACTGCGAGAAGAGGGTAGACCGGTGCAGCCTGCAGCCGTGCCGGAATG GCGGGCTCTGCCTGGACCTGGGCTATGCCCTGCGCTGCCGCTGCCGCGCGGGCTTCGCGGGCCCACGCTGCGAGCACGACCTGGATGACTGCGCCGGGCGCGCCTGCGCTAACGGCGGCACGTGCCTGGAGGGCGGTGGCGCGCGCCGCTGCTCCTGCGCGCTGGGCTTCGGCGGCCGCGACTGCCGCGAGCGCGCCGACCCGTGCGCCGCGCGCCCCTGCGCGCACGGCGGCCGCTGCTACGCCCACTTCTCCGGCCTCGTCTGCGCCTGCGCGCCCGGCTACATGGGGGCGCGGTGCGAGTTCCCGGTTCGCCCCGACGGTGCGGAGGACGGCGCAGGCGCACCGCACGCGGCCCCGCCGGGCCCCAGGCAGGGGGATCCGCAGCGCTTCCTTTTGCCGCCAGCTTTGGGCTTGTTGGTGGCCGCAAGCTTTGCCGGCGCTGTGCTCTGGCTGATCCACTTGCGACGCCGTGGCTCTGGCCGGGATACTGGGTCTCGCCTGTTGGCGGGGACCCCGGAGCCACCAACCCACTCACTCCCCGATGCTCTGAACAACATGCGTATGCGAGAGGACCCCGGGGATGGCCCGAG TCTGTCCGCTGATTGGAGTCGTCCCGAGGATGGAGACTCTCGAGCGATTTATGTCATATCTGCTCCTTCGATTTATGCTCGGGAGGTAGCTGTCCCTGTCTATCGCCTCTACACACATTGG CCCAATACTTGCCCCCCTCCCAATCCAGACCCGACTGCCAGCACCTACCCCCATCCTGGCCCTGACCCCCTGGACTATCACTGTTTG AATCATccagcacaggaccagacagtcaAGAAACATTCAGGGTACAAGAAGGTTAACAAGGGCTGGGGGAAACACTGGGGCAATATGGGTGCTTCCTACCCTGGTAGTGGCCGTTAA
- the TIMM50 gene encoding mitochondrial import inner membrane translocase subunit TIM50 produces MAASAALCLRLRTGLRLGARGLCTRLATPSPRAPDQAAEIRSRGGTQAQGSQKQQQQQRGSEGPSYAKKVALWIAGLLGAGGTVSVVYIFGNNSVDETGAKIPDEFDNDPVLVQQLRRTYKYFKDYRQMIIEPTSPCLLPDPLREPYYQPPYTLVLELTGVLLHPEWSLATGWRFKKRPGIETLFQQLAPLYEIVIFTSETGMTAFPLIDSVDPHGFISYRLFRDATRYMEGHHVKDISCLNRDPARVVIVDCKKEAFRLQPYNGVALRPWDGNSDDRVLLDLSAFLKTIALNNVEDVRTVLEHYALEEDPLEAFKQRQSRLEQEEQQRLAELSKSSKQNLFFSSLTSRLWPRSKQP; encoded by the exons ATGGCGGCCTCGGCGGCGCTGTGCTTGCGCTTGCGGACCGGGCTCCGGCTCGGCGCCCGGGGGCTGTGCACGAGGCTGGCGACACCGTCCCCCCGGGCCCCGGACCAG gctgcagagatcCGGAGCCGTGGGGGCACTCAGGCCCAGGGGtcacagaagcagcagcagcagcagcgggggTCTGAGGGCCCTAGCTATGCCAAGAAAGTCGCACTCTGGATCGCAGGGCTGCTCGGGGCTGGTGGGACCGTGAGCGTTGTCTATATCTTTG GAAACAACTCTGTGGATGAAACTGGTGCCAAG ATTCCTGATGAATTCGACAATG ATCCAGTCCTGGTCCAGCAGTTGCGCCGGACGTACAAATATTTCAAAGATTATAGACAG ATGATCATCGAGCCCACCAGCCCCTGCCTGCTCCCAGACCCCCTGCGGGAGCCGTACTACCAGCCGCCCTACACACTGGTCTTGGAGCTCACTGGCGTCCTCTTGCACCCTGAGTGGTCG CTGGCCACTGGCTGGAGGTTTAAGAAGCGTCCAGGCATCGAGACCTTGTTCCAGCAGCTCGCCCCTTTGTATGAAATCGTCATTTTTACGTCAGAGACTGGCATG accGCGTTTCCTCTCATAGACAGCGTGGACCCCCATGGCTTCATCTCCTATCGCCTCTTCCGGGATGCCACACGATACATGGAGGGGCACCATGTTAAG GACATTTCGTGTCTGAATCGGGACCCAGCCCGTGTGGTTATTGTGGACTGCAAGAAGGAAGCCTTTCGCTTACAGCCGTACAACGGCGTTGCCCTGCGGCCTTGGGATGGCAACTCTGATGACCGGGTCTTGTTGGACCTGTCCGCCTTCCTCAAGA CCATTGCGCTCAACAATGTGGAGGATGTCCGGACAGTGCTGGAGCACTACGCACTGGAGGAGGACCCGCTTGAGGCTTTCAAACAGCGGCAGAGCCGGTTAGAGCAG GAGGAACAGCAGCGCCTGGCTGAGCTCTCCAAGTCCAGCAAGCAGAACCTCTTCTTCAGCTCCCTCACCAGCCGCTTGTGGCCTCGCTCCAAACAGCCCTAA